A single region of the Lotus japonicus ecotype B-129 chromosome 4, LjGifu_v1.2 genome encodes:
- the LOC130714445 gene encoding uncharacterized protein LOC130714445 produces MSATGGTRNRNRHVGDDRFYSPPPLRKHKEKPDDQHHHQQQHKRSSLSRTSSENRPGSSSDCSISSRATSDISNLDRFLEYITPHVPAQYPAKTSSRRWKTKEAELQPYFVLGDLWESFKEWSAYGAGVPLVLNGSESVTQYYNVSLSAIQLYIDPSKPSSRLRKPSQESDSESARETSSDSSSGYCHERGAKSVHGSRNHHNILEANNHALERVSLGKPLMGSANDETEISDPPGQLIFEYFEHESPYAREPLADKISELARQFPELKTYWSCDLSPASWISLAWYPIYRIPTGPTLQSLNACFLTFHSLSTALQSSNTDGLHIHYSRGRERSSKISLPIFGLAHNKFKISVWDPEGVPECQKANSLSRAAENWLRLLRVNHPDYNFFMTHYTYLR; encoded by the exons ATGTCGGCCACTGGCGGAACCCGCAACCGCAATCGCCATGTCGGCGACGACCGTTTCTACAGCCCGCCACCGTTGCGGAAACACAAAGAAAAGCCCGAcgaccaacaccaccaccagcaACAACACAAGCGGTCTTCGCTCTCCAGAACTTCATCGGAGAACCGCCCTGGCTCCTCCTCCGATTGCTCGATTTCTTCTCGGGCCACATCTGACATCTCCAATTTGGATCGATTTTTGGAGTACATCACTCCACATGTTCCCGCCCAGTACCCTGCTAAG ACAAGCTCGAGGAGATGGAAAACGAAGGAGGCGGAACTACAACCATATTTTGTACTTGGGGACTTGTGGGAGTCGTTTAAGGAGTGGAGTGCATATGGGGCAGGTGTTCCTCTGGTGTTGAACGGGAGTGAATCCGTGACACAGTATTACAATGTCTCCTTGTCTGCCATTCAGCTGTATATCGATCCATCAAAACCTTCCTCCCGGTTAAG GAAACCCAGTCAAGAAAGTGACTCTGAATCTGCTAGAGAGACAAGCAGTGATAGCAGCAGTGGCTATTGTCATGAAAGAGGAGCAAAGAGTGTTCATGGAAGTAGAAATCATCACAACATTTTGGAGGCAAACAATCATGCTTTAGAAAGGGTCTCACTAGGTAAACCTTTGATGGGTTCAGCAAATGATGAGACTGAGATCAGCGACCCACCTGGACAGCTTATATTTGAATACTTTGAGCATGAGTCACCTTATGCTCGTGAGCCATTAGCCGATAAG ATCTCTGAACTTGCGCGTCAATTTCCAGAGTTGAAAACATACTGGAGCTGTGATCTTTCGCCTGCAAGTTGGATTTCGTTGGCTTG GTACCCGATATATAGAATACCTACTGGTCCAACCCTACAGAGCTTGAATGCCTGCTTCCTGACCTTCCATTCTCTGTCAACAGCTTTACAAA GTTCAAATACTGATGGGCTTCATATTCATTATTCAAGAGGTCGGGAAAGATCATCAAAGATATCATTACCAATCTTTGGGCTTGCCCATAACAAGTTTAAAATTTCTGTATGGGATCCTGAGGGAGTTCCTGAATGTCAGAAAGCCAATTCTCTGTCACGAGCTGCTGAGAACTGGCTTAGGCTACTGCGAGTTAATCATCCTGATTACAATTTTTTCATGACCCATTATACATATTTGAGATGA